One part of the Thiothrix nivea DSM 5205 genome encodes these proteins:
- a CDS encoding ABC transporter ATP-binding protein has protein sequence MSKLTLQNIHIRYGDNAVVHDVSLTVEDGQIGCLLGPSGCGKTTLLRAIAGFEPVTQGTVILKDQVISAPGKHLPPEQRNIGMVFQDYALFPHLSIASNITFGIHKQSGKDKAQRVAELLELVNLPGYEKRYPHELSGGQQQRIALARALAPRPRLLLLDEPFGSQDVELREMLAREVRDILKREGITALLVTHDQHEAFAMADEIGVLQAGRLQQWDTAYNLYHKPTNPFVAGFIGQGALIPGTVLNHNTVMTLIGPVQGLVPEDCLTESAVHVLIRPDDLKLVADAPRKATVASRMFRGAEYLYTLALADGSQILALAPSHQAYAVGNTVCFELDMQHRVILPAN, from the coding sequence ATGAGCAAGTTAACCCTTCAAAACATCCACATCCGCTACGGCGACAACGCCGTTGTGCATGATGTCAGCCTGACGGTGGAAGACGGCCAGATCGGTTGCCTGCTGGGGCCTAGCGGCTGCGGCAAGACCACGCTGTTGCGCGCGATTGCCGGTTTCGAGCCGGTCACGCAAGGTACGGTTATCCTCAAAGATCAGGTAATCAGCGCACCCGGCAAACACCTGCCGCCAGAGCAGCGCAACATCGGCATGGTATTTCAGGATTACGCGCTGTTTCCACACCTGAGCATTGCCAGCAACATTACGTTTGGCATCCATAAGCAGTCCGGCAAGGACAAAGCTCAACGGGTAGCAGAATTGCTGGAACTGGTGAACCTGCCCGGTTACGAAAAACGTTACCCGCACGAGCTTTCCGGCGGCCAGCAGCAGCGGATTGCATTGGCACGCGCGCTTGCACCGCGCCCCCGCCTGTTGCTGCTGGACGAACCCTTCGGCAGCCAGGATGTGGAATTGCGCGAAATGCTGGCCCGCGAGGTGCGTGACATCCTCAAGCGTGAAGGCATAACCGCGCTTCTGGTCACGCACGACCAACACGAAGCGTTTGCGATGGCGGATGAAATCGGTGTGTTACAGGCGGGGCGTTTGCAGCAGTGGGACACGGCCTACAACCTGTACCATAAGCCTACCAACCCGTTTGTGGCGGGTTTCATCGGGCAAGGGGCGCTGATTCCCGGCACGGTGCTGAACCACAATACGGTGATGACGCTGATCGGCCCGGTACAGGGTCTAGTCCCGGAAGATTGCTTGACGGAATCGGCGGTGCATGTACTTATCCGCCCCGATGACCTGAAGCTGGTGGCGGATGCGCCGCGCAAGGCAACGGTAGCATCACGGATGTTCCGGGGCGCGGAATACCTGTACACGCTGGCGCTGGCGGATGGCAGCCAGATACTGGCGCTGGCTCCCAGCCATCAGGCGTATGCAGTGGGGAATACGGTCTGTTTCGAGCTGGACATGCAACATCGGGTGATTCTGCCTGCCAATTGA